The Bryobacteraceae bacterium genome includes a window with the following:
- the mutL gene encoding DNA mismatch repair protein MutL: MGRIHVLSDQVANKIAAGEVVERPASVVKELLENSLDAGASEIRVESEGGGRRLIRVADDGCGMIRDDALLALERHATSKISRVEELESIATLGFRGEALPSIASVSRMALETRAEEEPSGVRIEIAGGRILSVNECARPRGTSITVRDLFFNVPARRKFLRSEQTELAHIASLVTHYSLAHPEKSFELTHEGRKLLDAPPVLTAAERVFQVFGAETLDELIELEPRTAQEGRFRLTGFISRPQVQKSNRNSIFLFVNRRLIRDRLLLHAISAAYANLMPPSAFPFALLFIDCDPAEVDVNVHPSKTEVRFRASSFVHDFVRDTLREALVASRPAPAAPPPSPVLLPPRAEPQPGARLPFSEFTQAIEDFRYTGIRGEAPRSVLPDLELKAPPAPEPRLDLQPAPGPAAAEPQDALPSEPASAPRLRVPDTHSAIPDGLALDAPSSMASLDQARILGQMHDSFILAAGPDGLWIIDQHVAHERILFEQFLERLMRGRAEQQRLLLPQVLTLTPAQEADYQRIAGELERAGFETEPFGQRTIAIKAVPADLAPSAVEQVFFEILEIAEAEMRRATPEEFRRALAASLACRAAIKINTRLEPEKMEWLVRALARTRYPMSCPHGRPVALRYSNRDILRAFHRI, from the coding sequence ATGGGCCGGATCCACGTTCTCAGCGACCAGGTCGCCAACAAGATCGCCGCGGGCGAAGTCGTCGAGCGGCCGGCCTCGGTCGTGAAGGAGCTGCTCGAAAACTCGCTTGATGCGGGCGCCAGCGAAATCCGCGTGGAGTCGGAAGGCGGCGGACGGCGGCTGATCCGGGTGGCGGACGACGGCTGCGGCATGATCCGCGACGATGCGCTGCTGGCGCTGGAACGGCACGCGACATCGAAGATCTCGCGGGTCGAAGAGCTCGAGTCCATCGCCACGCTGGGCTTCCGCGGCGAGGCGCTGCCGTCGATCGCTTCCGTCTCGCGCATGGCGCTGGAGACGCGCGCGGAAGAAGAGCCGTCAGGCGTGCGCATTGAAATCGCCGGCGGCCGCATCCTCTCGGTGAACGAGTGCGCGCGCCCGCGGGGCACGTCGATCACCGTGCGGGACCTGTTTTTCAACGTGCCCGCGCGGCGCAAGTTCCTCCGCAGCGAGCAGACCGAGCTGGCCCATATCGCCTCGCTCGTCACGCACTACTCGTTGGCGCATCCGGAGAAGAGCTTTGAACTGACGCATGAAGGCCGGAAACTGCTCGACGCGCCGCCGGTGCTGACCGCCGCCGAGCGCGTCTTCCAGGTTTTTGGCGCGGAGACGCTCGACGAGCTGATCGAGCTCGAGCCGCGCACGGCGCAGGAAGGGCGTTTCAGGCTGACCGGTTTCATCTCGCGCCCGCAGGTGCAGAAGTCGAACCGGAATTCGATCTTCCTGTTCGTCAACCGGCGGCTGATCCGCGACCGTCTGCTGCTGCATGCGATTTCGGCAGCCTACGCGAACCTGATGCCGCCGTCGGCGTTTCCGTTCGCGCTGCTGTTCATCGACTGCGATCCGGCGGAAGTCGACGTGAACGTCCATCCGTCGAAAACGGAGGTGCGCTTCCGCGCGTCGAGCTTCGTGCATGACTTCGTCCGCGACACGCTGCGCGAGGCGCTGGTGGCCAGCCGCCCCGCGCCTGCCGCGCCGCCTCCTTCGCCCGTGCTCCTGCCGCCGCGCGCCGAACCGCAGCCCGGCGCGCGCCTGCCGTTTTCCGAGTTCACCCAGGCGATCGAAGATTTCCGCTACACGGGCATCCGCGGAGAAGCGCCGCGCTCCGTGCTGCCTGACCTGGAGCTGAAGGCGCCGCCCGCCCCCGAACCGCGGCTGGACCTCCAGCCGGCGCCCGGGCCCGCTGCGGCGGAGCCGCAGGACGCTCTTCCTTCCGAGCCTGCGAGCGCGCCGCGCCTGCGCGTGCCGGACACGCATTCGGCGATCCCCGACGGGCTTGCGCTGGACGCGCCGTCGTCGATGGCGTCGCTCGATCAGGCGCGCATCCTCGGGCAGATGCACGACAGCTTCATCCTCGCCGCCGGACCCGACGGGCTGTGGATCATCGACCAGCACGTGGCGCACGAGCGCATTCTGTTCGAGCAGTTCCTCGAGCGCCTGATGCGCGGACGGGCCGAACAGCAACGGTTGCTGCTGCCGCAGGTGCTGACGCTGACTCCGGCGCAGGAAGCCGATTACCAGCGCATTGCGGGAGAGCTGGAGCGCGCGGGTTTCGAGACGGAGCCGTTCGGCCAGCGCACCATCGCCATCAAGGCCGTTCCGGCCGATCTGGCGCCATCGGCTGTCGAGCAGGTGTTTTTCGAGATCCTCGAAATCGCCGAGGCCGAGATGCGCCGGGCCACGCCGGAGGAGTTCCGCCGCGCGCTCGCTGCTTCACTGGCCTGCCGCGCCGCCATCAAGATCAACACGCGGCTCGAGCCGGAAAAGATGGAATGGCTGGTGCGCGCGCTGGCCCGGACGCGGTATCCGATGAGCTGCCCGCACGGCCGTCCCGTGGCGCTGCGCTATTCGAACCGCGACATTCTGCGCGCTTTCCACCGCATCTAA
- a CDS encoding membrane protein → MSSHAEILPPPAPEERERLTRIQIDRSCRQTVVWYYASAVFWLLVGSALALIASIKMHTPGFLADWEWLTFGRVRPAHLAAMIYGWGSMAGVGTLLWLQARLTRNRLPFPTLLPATAVIWNLTVALGVTAILAGYSTSIEWIEIPPATAILFGFCIAVIIAASINMFRSRESEHTYVSQWYLFGAIFWFPLLYVSAQIFLHTPAAVGAVKAAANWWFAHNVLGLWFTPIGLATVYYLIPKVIGRPVHSYHLSLLGFWTLAIFYNWAGTHHLIGGPLPAWLITVGIVGSVMMFVPVVTVAVNHHMTMVGNFHHLKHSPTLRFVVYGAMCYTAVSFQGSLQSLRSVNEISHFTHYTIAHAHLGVYAFFTMVMFGAIYYVAPRLLNTEWHSAGWIRVHFWTTAAGMAIYWLGLTWAGWEQGRMMNDPRIPFLEIVKFTVPWLWSRSAAGVLMTIGHLAFAWLFWNMLRQRGAYLPGPTLLLRKGEPAAAAAGGGE, encoded by the coding sequence ATGTCGAGTCACGCAGAGATACTTCCGCCGCCCGCGCCGGAAGAGCGCGAAAGACTGACGCGAATCCAGATCGACCGATCCTGCCGGCAGACCGTGGTCTGGTACTACGCCAGCGCGGTGTTCTGGCTGCTGGTGGGCAGCGCGCTGGCGCTGATCGCGTCGATCAAGATGCACACGCCGGGATTCCTGGCCGATTGGGAATGGCTGACATTCGGCCGCGTGCGTCCGGCGCACCTGGCGGCGATGATCTACGGCTGGGGCTCGATGGCCGGAGTCGGCACGCTGCTGTGGCTGCAGGCGCGGCTGACGCGGAACCGTCTGCCGTTCCCGACGCTGCTGCCGGCGACGGCGGTGATCTGGAACCTGACTGTGGCTCTCGGCGTGACCGCGATTCTCGCCGGCTACAGCACGAGCATCGAGTGGATCGAGATCCCGCCGGCGACGGCGATCCTGTTCGGCTTCTGCATCGCGGTGATCATCGCGGCTTCCATCAACATGTTCCGCAGCCGCGAGTCCGAACATACCTACGTCTCGCAATGGTATCTGTTCGGCGCGATCTTCTGGTTCCCGCTGCTGTACGTTTCGGCGCAGATCTTCCTGCACACGCCTGCGGCGGTGGGCGCCGTGAAGGCGGCGGCCAACTGGTGGTTCGCGCACAACGTGCTGGGGCTGTGGTTCACGCCGATCGGGCTGGCCACGGTGTACTACCTGATCCCGAAAGTGATCGGGCGCCCGGTGCACAGCTATCATCTGTCGCTGCTCGGTTTCTGGACGCTCGCGATTTTCTACAACTGGGCGGGCACGCATCACCTGATCGGCGGACCGTTGCCGGCGTGGCTGATCACGGTCGGCATCGTCGGCAGCGTGATGATGTTCGTGCCGGTGGTTACGGTGGCGGTGAACCATCACATGACGATGGTGGGCAACTTCCACCACCTGAAGCACAGCCCGACGCTGCGCTTCGTGGTGTACGGCGCGATGTGCTACACGGCGGTGAGTTTCCAGGGTTCGCTGCAATCGCTGCGCTCGGTGAATGAGATCTCGCACTTCACGCACTACACGATCGCGCACGCGCACCTGGGCGTGTACGCGTTCTTCACGATGGTCATGTTTGGCGCCATTTATTACGTGGCCCCGCGGCTGCTGAACACGGAGTGGCATTCGGCCGGCTGGATCCGCGTGCACTTCTGGACGACGGCTGCGGGCATGGCGATCTACTGGCTGGGGCTGACGTGGGCGGGCTGGGAGCAGGGCAGGATGATGAACGATCCGCGCATCCCGTTCCTCGAGATCGTGAAGTTCACGGTGCCGTGGCTGTGGTCGCGCAGCGCGGCGGGCGTGCTGATGACGATCGGACACCTCGCCTTCGCGTGGCTGTTCTGGAACATGCTGCGGCAGCGGGGGGCGTACCTGCCCGGGCCGACGCTGCTGCTGAGGAAAGGCGAGCCGGCCGCCGCGGCCGCGGGAGGTGGCGAATGA
- the rdxI gene encoding copper-translocating P-type ATPase, with protein sequence MNPAATASGAACQAPSCHTAWLSATPASWWWRIGISAFLAMNTMTVGLAVNTSEASEGERRAIHLALLALTLAVFALLGKPLLDGLTGNARARRLSLEPLFALGLGGAFAASLLATWRGEGAVYYEVSSILLVIYSLGKVVTGEAEHRALQAVSLAAASSETCLVEDATGALVEKRVSEVCAGDLVVAPAGGAVAVDGIVERGSALCRVDAVTGESFLAGKAAGDAVPAGAVPADGALWVRASVAGGQRSLDQIAAAIERSRTEPSPLERTAARAALWLTPLVAGAAVLAGLFWWFRAGADAALMNGLAVLVIACPCALGFATPLALWAAMSRFALRGAYLRNGEALERIADCDLIVFDKTGTLTGVEPRLAAFAAAPGSPLGRAELLEAAAAVERLSGHPIARAFRGCAPEGKPRFDVRELRLLPGQGVAAEVRARQSGTAHELKLGLAEKLLGPEDAPVWEELREKAGAAPGARLLAVVADGRLAALAALEETPAPGVAELWEALRGLGIDSLLVSGDEEERVKALGHPDARASMQPLEKLALVRELRAQGRRVLFIGDGINDAAAMAESHAALAVESGAALAREVAHGVLRAEAVPRVAELVKIARAARRLARTNLAYAAAYNLTGIPVAAAGLLHPVFAALVMTCSSLMVVWRAAGFLAPDLEAQA encoded by the coding sequence ATGAACCCTGCAGCCACGGCTTCCGGCGCAGCCTGCCAGGCGCCTTCCTGCCATACGGCCTGGCTGAGCGCGACGCCTGCGTCCTGGTGGTGGCGCATCGGCATCTCCGCGTTTCTCGCCATGAACACGATGACGGTGGGGCTGGCCGTCAACACGTCGGAGGCGAGCGAAGGGGAACGGCGGGCCATTCATCTTGCGCTGCTGGCGCTGACGCTGGCCGTGTTCGCGCTGCTCGGCAAGCCGCTGCTGGACGGGCTGACCGGGAACGCGCGGGCGCGGCGTCTGTCGCTGGAGCCGCTGTTCGCGCTGGGGCTGGGCGGTGCGTTCGCGGCGAGCCTGCTGGCCACGTGGCGCGGCGAGGGCGCGGTTTACTACGAGGTCAGTTCGATCCTGCTGGTGATTTACAGCCTCGGGAAAGTGGTGACGGGCGAAGCCGAGCACCGCGCGCTGCAGGCCGTATCGCTGGCCGCCGCCTCTTCCGAAACCTGTCTGGTGGAAGACGCAACCGGCGCGCTGGTCGAGAAGCGCGTCTCTGAAGTCTGCGCCGGCGATCTGGTGGTTGCGCCCGCGGGCGGCGCCGTGGCCGTGGATGGCATTGTCGAGCGCGGCAGCGCCCTGTGCCGCGTGGATGCGGTCACGGGCGAGAGTTTTCTGGCGGGGAAAGCGGCGGGCGATGCCGTCCCCGCCGGCGCGGTGCCCGCGGACGGTGCGCTGTGGGTGCGGGCTTCGGTGGCGGGCGGGCAAAGATCGCTGGATCAGATCGCCGCGGCGATCGAGCGGAGCCGCACCGAGCCATCGCCGCTGGAGCGCACGGCGGCGCGGGCGGCGCTGTGGCTGACGCCGCTGGTGGCGGGCGCGGCCGTGCTGGCCGGGCTGTTCTGGTGGTTCCGCGCGGGCGCCGATGCGGCGCTGATGAACGGGCTGGCGGTGCTCGTCATCGCGTGCCCGTGCGCGCTGGGCTTCGCCACGCCGCTGGCGCTGTGGGCGGCGATGAGCCGGTTCGCGCTGCGCGGCGCGTATTTGCGGAATGGAGAAGCGCTGGAGCGGATCGCGGACTGCGACCTGATCGTGTTCGACAAGACCGGCACGCTGACCGGTGTCGAGCCGCGGCTGGCGGCTTTTGCGGCTGCGCCGGGCAGCCCCTTGGGGCGCGCGGAACTGCTGGAGGCGGCGGCGGCGGTGGAGAGGCTGAGCGGACATCCGATCGCACGGGCCTTCCGCGGATGCGCGCCCGAAGGCAAGCCGCGGTTCGACGTGCGGGAACTGCGGCTGCTGCCGGGGCAGGGCGTGGCGGCCGAGGTCCGCGCGCGGCAGAGCGGGACGGCGCATGAACTGAAGCTGGGGCTGGCGGAGAAGCTGCTTGGGCCGGAGGATGCGCCGGTCTGGGAGGAGTTGCGCGAGAAGGCAGGCGCGGCGCCGGGCGCGCGGCTGCTGGCCGTGGTCGCAGACGGGCGGCTGGCGGCGCTGGCGGCTCTCGAGGAAACTCCTGCGCCCGGCGTGGCCGAACTTTGGGAGGCGCTGCGCGGGCTGGGAATCGACAGCCTGCTCGTGTCCGGCGATGAAGAAGAACGCGTGAAAGCGCTGGGCCACCCGGATGCGCGCGCTTCGATGCAGCCGCTTGAAAAACTGGCGCTGGTGCGCGAACTGCGCGCGCAGGGCCGCCGCGTGCTGTTCATCGGAGACGGGATCAACGACGCGGCGGCGATGGCGGAGAGCCACGCGGCGCTGGCCGTGGAGAGCGGGGCGGCGCTGGCGCGCGAGGTGGCGCACGGGGTTTTGCGGGCTGAGGCCGTGCCGCGGGTGGCGGAGCTCGTCAAGATCGCGCGCGCCGCGCGAAGGCTGGCACGCACGAATCTCGCTTACGCCGCGGCGTACAATCTGACGGGCATTCCCGTGGCGGCGGCCGGACTGCTGCATCCGGTATTCGCGGCGCTGGTGATGACGTGTTCCAGCCTGATGGTGGTGTGGCGCGCGGCAGGTTTTCTCGCTCCGGACCTGGAGGCGCAGGCATGA
- a CDS encoding beta-xylosidase encodes MPALRVLRFLAASAAACCLWAQPYTWVADNGNGTFTNPLFFDEFSDPDLIRVGADYYMTGTTMHSMPGLPVLHSRDLVNWRFLSYAMDRLDLGPSFRLEGGKNEYGRGIWAPCLRYHNGVFHIFSNVNGQTTQLFRARDPRGPWTRTPMKRSLHDLSVLFDDDGKAYVVWGYRGIRLAQLTEDLTDIVPGTEREIIPPAAGMGEGLHLYKIRGKYYLTSAWFLDEMRMPTARADRLDGPWEVNQNVSRGEDFGLAPGYRVAGRTPPFRITPPDASQKGRCAIHQGGIVDTPAGQWWGFSMMDANSVGRLTALSPVTWKDGWPYFGLPGNLGRTPRTWVKPDTGVRDRPRAPYQRSDDFTSPQLQPVWQWNHVPVDGKWSLAERPGFLRLHALPAPDLWQARNTLTQRAVGPRSTATVALDASGLKTGDRAGFALFNRPFAWLAVERSGERFALVHFDEVSGESTRVPLPGPRVWLRAACDFMRDTARFSYSTDGRRFADIGGPHAMAYGLITFQGVRYALFAFHAGPDRQGGHADFDSIRVKETPRAPVPAGRRAEFRVHGGTAALRVGGHDVFRLENRGLGRVALRTPDGYLSVAEDRPAGLRRGAPGPSETFQWMETFTGETILMSLATHRFLRVDEAAGAVLADSPGPRPDGRDGVRFDVRFR; translated from the coding sequence ATGCCCGCGCTCCGCGTCCTGCGATTTCTGGCGGCGTCTGCCGCCGCCTGCTGTCTGTGGGCTCAGCCCTATACCTGGGTGGCCGACAACGGCAACGGCACGTTCACCAATCCGCTGTTCTTCGACGAGTTCTCCGACCCCGACCTGATCCGCGTCGGGGCGGACTACTACATGACGGGCACGACGATGCACAGCATGCCGGGGCTGCCCGTGCTGCACTCGCGCGACCTGGTCAACTGGCGGTTCCTTTCCTACGCCATGGACCGTCTGGATCTGGGGCCGTCGTTCCGCCTCGAGGGAGGAAAGAACGAGTACGGCCGCGGCATCTGGGCGCCGTGTCTGCGCTATCACAACGGCGTGTTTCATATTTTCAGCAACGTCAACGGGCAGACGACGCAGCTGTTCCGCGCGCGCGATCCGCGCGGTCCGTGGACGCGCACGCCAATGAAGCGTTCGCTGCACGATCTCTCCGTGCTGTTCGACGACGACGGCAAAGCGTACGTCGTCTGGGGCTACCGCGGCATCCGGCTGGCGCAGCTGACAGAAGACCTGACCGACATCGTTCCCGGCACGGAGCGCGAGATCATCCCGCCCGCGGCGGGCATGGGCGAGGGACTGCACCTGTACAAGATCCGCGGGAAGTATTACCTGACGAGCGCGTGGTTCCTCGACGAGATGCGCATGCCCACGGCGCGCGCGGACCGGCTCGACGGTCCGTGGGAAGTCAATCAGAACGTCAGCCGGGGCGAAGACTTCGGCCTCGCCCCCGGCTACCGCGTCGCCGGACGCACGCCGCCGTTCCGGATCACGCCGCCCGATGCGTCGCAGAAGGGTCGCTGCGCCATCCATCAGGGGGGCATCGTGGACACGCCGGCCGGCCAGTGGTGGGGCTTCTCGATGATGGACGCGAACTCCGTCGGGCGGCTGACGGCGCTCTCGCCTGTCACGTGGAAAGACGGCTGGCCGTACTTCGGCCTGCCCGGCAACCTCGGGCGCACGCCGCGCACCTGGGTGAAGCCGGACACCGGAGTGCGGGACAGGCCTCGCGCGCCGTATCAGAGAAGCGACGACTTCACCTCGCCGCAACTCCAGCCGGTGTGGCAGTGGAATCACGTCCCCGTCGACGGGAAATGGTCTCTTGCGGAGCGGCCGGGTTTCCTCCGTCTGCATGCGCTGCCCGCGCCGGACCTGTGGCAGGCGCGCAACACGCTGACGCAGCGCGCCGTCGGGCCGCGCTCGACGGCGACCGTCGCGCTCGACGCGAGCGGGCTGAAGACCGGAGACCGGGCCGGGTTCGCGCTGTTCAACCGGCCCTTCGCCTGGCTGGCCGTGGAACGCAGCGGCGAGCGGTTCGCGCTGGTGCATTTCGACGAGGTGAGCGGCGAGTCGACCCGCGTGCCGCTTCCCGGACCGCGCGTGTGGCTGCGCGCTGCGTGCGATTTCATGCGCGACACGGCGCGGTTCTCGTACAGCACCGATGGGCGCCGGTTCGCGGACATCGGCGGCCCGCATGCCATGGCTTACGGCCTGATCACGTTCCAGGGCGTGCGCTACGCGCTGTTCGCTTTTCATGCGGGGCCGGACCGGCAGGGCGGCCACGCCGACTTCGATTCGATCCGCGTAAAGGAGACGCCGCGCGCGCCCGTGCCTGCCGGCCGCCGCGCCGAATTCCGCGTCCACGGCGGGACAGCCGCCCTGCGGGTGGGCGGGCACGATGTCTTCCGCCTCGAAAACCGCGGGCTCGGCCGCGTGGCGCTCAGGACGCCGGACGGCTATCTGTCCGTAGCGGAGGACCGTCCGGCTGGACTGCGCCGCGGCGCGCCGGGCCCGTCGGAGACCTTCCAGTGGATGGAGACCTTTACGGGCGAGACGATCCTGATGTCGCTGGCCACGCACCGCTTCCTGCGCGTGGACGAAGCCGCCGGCGCGGTGTTGGCCGACAGCCCCGGCCCGCGGCCGGACGGGCGCGACGGCGTGCGCTTCGACGTGCGGTTCCGCTAG
- the argD gene encoding acetylornithine aminotransferase — MVFMEAGFAPAQSVIELERQYLLQNYARYPLVLRRGRGCWLYDTSGKRYLDLISGIGVNSLGHAHPRIVRAIREQAALLIHSSNLYYHEYQGPLAKKICETSGLDRVFFCNSGAEAVEAAVKMAKAYGRKIHPEKTEIIAFENSFHGRTTGALSITGQAKYREPFEPLLPGARILSPCDDAALEAAVTERTAAIFVEPIQGEGGVRPMSGDWLRLLRRLADRSGALLVFDEIQCGLGRPGVYYAYQLHQPPVTPDVVTLAKPIAAGLPLGAIACTEKAAAAIGPGMHGTTFGGGALACRVALEFFAILEELLPQMRRVSEYFFSGLRDLQKQFSFIREVRGAGFMIGVELDFPCKHLVEAGMQQGLLFNVTHDTVIRMLPPYILTEKEAARALAGLRKVFRAASPAPAGA, encoded by the coding sequence ATGGTCTTTATGGAAGCTGGTTTCGCACCCGCCCAGTCTGTCATCGAGCTGGAGCGGCAGTATCTGCTGCAGAATTACGCCCGGTATCCGCTGGTGCTCAGGCGCGGCCGGGGCTGCTGGCTGTACGACACTTCGGGCAAGCGGTACCTCGACCTGATCTCCGGCATCGGGGTGAACTCGCTCGGCCACGCGCATCCGCGCATCGTGCGCGCCATCCGCGAGCAGGCCGCGCTGCTGATCCACTCGAGCAATCTGTATTACCACGAGTACCAGGGCCCGCTGGCGAAGAAAATCTGCGAGACCAGCGGACTTGACCGCGTTTTTTTCTGCAATTCCGGAGCGGAAGCCGTTGAAGCGGCCGTCAAAATGGCGAAGGCCTACGGCCGGAAAATTCACCCCGAAAAGACCGAAATCATCGCGTTCGAAAACAGTTTCCACGGCCGCACCACCGGCGCCCTGTCCATCACCGGACAGGCCAAGTACCGCGAGCCGTTCGAACCGCTTCTTCCCGGGGCCCGCATCCTCAGCCCCTGCGACGACGCCGCCCTGGAAGCGGCCGTGACGGAACGCACCGCCGCCATTTTCGTCGAGCCGATCCAGGGCGAGGGCGGCGTCAGGCCGATGTCCGGCGACTGGCTGCGCCTCCTGCGCCGGCTGGCCGACCGCAGCGGAGCGCTGCTCGTGTTCGACGAAATCCAGTGCGGTCTCGGCCGTCCGGGCGTCTATTACGCCTACCAGCTTCATCAGCCGCCGGTGACGCCCGACGTGGTCACGCTGGCCAAGCCGATCGCCGCCGGCCTCCCGCTCGGGGCCATCGCCTGCACGGAGAAGGCCGCGGCGGCCATCGGCCCCGGCATGCACGGCACGACGTTCGGCGGCGGAGCGCTGGCCTGCCGGGTGGCGCTGGAATTTTTCGCCATTCTCGAGGAATTGCTGCCGCAAATGCGCAGGGTCAGCGAGTATTTTTTCTCCGGCCTGCGGGATCTGCAGAAGCAGTTTTCTTTCATCCGCGAGGTGCGCGGGGCCGGCTTCATGATCGGGGTGGAGCTGGATTTCCCCTGCAAGCACCTGGTGGAAGCGGGCATGCAACAGGGCCTGCTGTTCAACGTCACCCACGACACCGTCATCCGGATGCTGCCGCCCTACATCCTCACGGAAAAGGAAGCCGCCCGCGCTCTGGCCGGGCTGCGGAAGGTGTTTCGCGCGGCCTCACCCGCGCCCGCCGGCGCCTGA
- a CDS encoding RND transporter, with protein MSKEVKSRRLGQKNGKGRIAGTVVLLLVLAGGGYAAYRYTAAKPVEIPTVAVRKGEFVLTVRARGEIRSVRSTVLMAPQVPNPRIVRLAESGKPIKKGDVVVEFDTAQYENYYLNFVTSARTVESEIVQTKASHKITDEADAMNLMTSEYDVERAELEASKAEILSEIEGAKTRIDVGLAKGALQQVKATVKSHDVTQRADLERLESRKNKTQRDMERVKNYLSMMVIRAPADGILNVLPNFRAQGNWGSTPPPFKEGDTAWTGAPIAEIPDLSEMRIELKFEEVDRGKIQLGQTVKVRVDAIQDKEFDAVLDWVSPIASLNFRGWGMANEKQFPARATLKQTDPRLRPGMSATGVVLLESQPDVLLIPAKASFMQGGKPHVWIQKGTGAWEARPIEVGKRNDNDIVVLKGLREGERIALENPAEVAKRAKKL; from the coding sequence ATGTCGAAGGAAGTCAAGAGCAGGCGTCTGGGTCAGAAGAACGGCAAGGGCCGGATCGCGGGCACCGTGGTGCTGCTGCTGGTGCTGGCCGGAGGCGGCTACGCAGCCTACCGCTACACCGCCGCCAAACCGGTGGAGATCCCCACGGTGGCCGTGCGCAAGGGCGAGTTTGTGCTCACGGTGCGCGCCCGCGGCGAAATCCGCTCGGTGCGTTCCACGGTGCTGATGGCGCCGCAGGTGCCCAATCCCCGCATCGTGCGGCTGGCCGAGTCGGGCAAGCCGATCAAAAAGGGCGACGTCGTGGTCGAGTTCGACACGGCGCAGTATGAGAACTACTATCTGAACTTCGTCACGAGCGCCCGCACGGTGGAAAGCGAGATCGTCCAGACCAAGGCCAGCCACAAGATCACCGACGAAGCCGACGCCATGAACCTCATGACCAGCGAGTATGACGTCGAGCGCGCGGAGCTGGAGGCTTCGAAGGCCGAAATCCTTTCCGAAATCGAAGGCGCCAAGACGCGCATCGACGTCGGCCTCGCCAAGGGCGCGCTGCAGCAGGTGAAGGCCACGGTGAAGAGCCACGACGTCACGCAGCGCGCCGATCTCGAGAGGCTCGAATCGCGCAAGAACAAGACGCAGCGCGACATGGAGCGCGTCAAGAACTATCTCTCGATGATGGTCATCCGCGCTCCCGCGGACGGCATTCTGAATGTGCTGCCGAATTTCCGCGCCCAGGGCAACTGGGGCTCCACGCCTCCGCCGTTCAAGGAAGGCGACACGGCCTGGACGGGCGCTCCGATTGCAGAGATCCCGGATCTGAGCGAGATGCGGATCGAGCTCAAATTCGAGGAAGTCGACCGCGGCAAGATCCAGCTCGGGCAGACCGTGAAGGTCCGTGTGGACGCCATCCAGGACAAGGAATTCGATGCCGTGCTGGATTGGGTGAGTCCGATCGCGAGCCTGAATTTCCGCGGCTGGGGCATGGCGAATGAGAAGCAGTTCCCGGCGCGCGCCACCCTGAAGCAGACCGACCCCCGCCTGCGCCCGGGCATGAGCGCCACGGGCGTCGTTCTGCTGGAAAGCCAGCCGGATGTCCTGCTGATCCCGGCCAAGGCCAGCTTCATGCAGGGAGGCAAGCCCCACGTCTGGATCCAGAAAGGCACCGGCGCGTGGGAGGCGCGGCCCATCGAGGTGGGCAAGCGCAACGACAACGACATCGTGGTCCTGAAAGGCCTTCGCGAGGGCGAGCGCATCGCGCTTGAGAACCCTGCGGAGGTGGCCAAGAGGGCCAAAAAGCTGTAG
- a CDS encoding cytochrome-c oxidase, which translates to MNRAWLLALGVFATIVASVTGLVLLPDRQLRGTQPVQDEDRGIALPAGYFGDAEEGRKVYMDLGCIYCHTQQVRPEGFGADIERGWGMRRSVARDYIHDEPPLMGTMRTGPDLMNIGARQPSEQWHYLHLYDPRITSPGSIMPPHRFLFEVRHSPDGLPEDAVRLPDEFAERKPAWIVPKERARWLVAYLKSLDHNYEVPEAR; encoded by the coding sequence ATGAACCGCGCGTGGCTGCTGGCCCTGGGCGTGTTCGCGACGATCGTGGCGTCCGTGACGGGACTCGTGCTGCTGCCGGACCGCCAGCTGCGCGGCACGCAGCCGGTGCAGGACGAGGACCGCGGGATCGCGCTGCCCGCAGGGTATTTCGGCGATGCGGAAGAAGGCCGCAAGGTGTATATGGACCTGGGCTGCATTTACTGCCACACGCAGCAGGTGCGGCCGGAAGGATTCGGGGCCGACATCGAGCGGGGCTGGGGCATGCGGCGGAGCGTCGCCCGCGATTACATCCACGACGAGCCGCCGCTGATGGGCACGATGCGCACGGGACCCGACCTGATGAACATCGGCGCGCGCCAGCCGAGCGAGCAGTGGCACTATCTGCACCTGTACGATCCGCGGATCACGTCGCCAGGCTCGATCATGCCGCCGCACCGGTTCCTGTTCGAAGTGCGGCATTCCCCCGACGGGCTGCCGGAAGACGCTGTGCGGCTGCCGGACGAGTTTGCAGAGAGGAAGCCGGCGTGGATCGTGCCCAAGGAGCGCGCGCGCTGGCTGGTGGCGTACCTGAAGAGCCTGGATCACAACTACGAAGTTCCGGAGGCGCGCTGA